One Meles meles chromosome 11, mMelMel3.1 paternal haplotype, whole genome shotgun sequence DNA segment encodes these proteins:
- the SLC27A4 gene encoding long-chain fatty acid transport protein 4, whose protein sequence is MMLGAFLVGVLVFSKLVLKLPWTQVGFSLLFLYLGSGGWRFVRIFAKTVRRDIFGGMVLFKVKGKVRRYLREQRTVPILFASTVQRHPDKTALIFEGTDTHWTFRQLDDYSSSVANFLQARGLASGDVAALFMENRNEFVGLWLGMAKLGVEAALINTNLRRDALCHCLTTSQARVLVFGSEMAPAIFEIQGSLDPSLSLFCSGPWEPSTVPASTEHLDPLLEEAPKHLPSRPNKGFTDKLFYIYTSGTTGLPKAAIVVHSRYYRMAALVYYGFRMRPDDIVYDCLPLYHSAGNIVGIGQCLLHGMTVVIRKKFSASRFWDDCIKYNCTIVQYIGELCRYLLNQPPREAEHQHRVRMALGNGLRQSIWTDFSSRFHIPQVAEFYGATECNCSLGNFDSQVGACGFNSRILSFVYPIRLVRVNEDTMELIRGPNGVCLPCQPGEPGQLVGRIIQQDPLRRFDGYLNQGASNKKIAKDVFQKGDQAYLTGDVLVMDELGYLYFRDRTGDTFRWKGENVSTTEVEGTLSRLLAMADVAVYGVEVPGTEGRAGMAAVASPASDCDLGRLARLLEKELPLYARPIFLRFLPELHKTGTFKLQKTELRKEGFDPVVVKDPLFYLDARKGRYVPLDQEAYTRIQAGEEKL, encoded by the exons ATGATGCTCGGGGCATTTCTGGTGGGGGTGCTGGTGTTCTCCAAGCTGGTGCTGAAACTGCCTTGGACCCAAGTGGGGTTCTCCCTGCTGTTCCTCTACCTGGGGTCTGGAGGTTGGCGCTTTGTCCGAATCTTCGCCAAGACCGTAAGACGTGATATCTT CGGCGGCATGGTACTCTTCAAGGTGAAGGGAAAGGTCCGGCGGTACCTGCGGGAGCAGCGGACAGTGCCCATTTTGTTTGCCTCTACGGTACAGCGCCACCCCGACAAGACAGCCTTGATCTTTGAGGGCACGGACACCCACTGGACCTTCCGCCAGCTGGATGATTACTCCAGCAGCGTGGCCAACTTCCTGCAGGCTCGGGGCCTGGCCTCGGGCGACGTGGCTGCTCTCTTCATGGAGAACCGCAACGAGTTTGTGGGCCTGTGGCTAGGCATGGccaagctgggtgtggaggcAGCACTGATCAACACCAACCTCCGGCGGGACGCCCTGTGCCACTGCCTGACCACCTCCCAGGCCCGCGTCCTCGTCTTCGGCAGTGAGATGGCCCCAG CCATCTTTGAAATCCAAGGCAGCCTGGACCCCTCGCTTAGCCTCTTCTGCTCCGGCCCCTGGGAGCCAAGCACAGTGCCCGCCAGCACAGAGCACCTAGACCCCCTGCTGGAGGAAGCCCCCAAGCACCTGCCCAGTCGTCCCAACAAGGGCTTCACAG ataAGCTCTTCTACATCTACACATCGGGCACCACGGGGCTGCCCAAAGCCGCCATCGTGGTGCACAGCAG GTACTACCGCATGGCCGCCCTGGTGTACTACGGATTCCGGATGCGGCCCGACGACATTGTCTACGATTGCCTGCCCCTGTACCACTCCGCAG GAAACATCGTGGGCATTGGGCAGTGCCTCCTGCACGGCATGACAGTGGTCATCCGGAAGAAGTTCTCAGCCTCCCGGTTCTGGGATGACTGTATCAAGTACAACTGCACG ATCGTGCAGTACATCGGTGAGCTGTGCCGCTACCTCCTGAACCAGCCGCCCCGGGAGGCGGAGCACCAGCACCGGGTGCGCATGGCGCTCGGCAACGGCCTCCGCCAGTCCATCTGGACCGACTTTTCTAGCCGTTTCCACATCCCCCAGGTGGCCGAGTTCTATGGGGCCACAGAATGTAACTGCAGTTTGGGCAACTTCGACAGCCAG GTGGGCGCCTGTGGCTTCAACAGCCGCATCCTGTCCTTTGTGTACCCTATCCGGCTGGTACGAGTCAACGAGGACACCATGGAACTGATCCGGGGGCCCAACGGCGTCTGCCTTCCCTGCCAGCCAG GGGAGCCGGGCCAGCTGGTGGGCCGCATCATCCAGCAGGACCCCCTGCGCCGCTTCGACGGCTATCTGAACCAGGGTGCCAGCAACAAGAAGATCGCCAAGGACGTGTTCCAAAAGGGGGACCAGGCCTACCTCACCG GCGACGTGCTGGTGATGGACGAGCTGGGCTACCTGTACTTCCGAGACCGCACGGGAGACACATTCCGCTGGAAAGGGGAGAACGTGTCCACCACCGAGGTGGAGGGCACGCTCAGCCGCCTGCTGGCCATGGCTGACGTGGCCGTGTACGGTGTGGAAGTGCCAG GAACCGAGGGCCGGGCCGGAATGGCTGCTGTGGCCAGCCCCGCCAGCGACTGTGACCTGGGGCGCTTGGCGCGGCTGCTGGAGAAGGAGCTGCCCCTGTATGCCCGCCCCATCTTCCTGCGCTTCCTgccggagctgcacaaaaccg GGACCTTCAAGTTACAGAAGACAGAGCTTCGGAAGGAAGGCTTTGACCCGGTGGTTGTGAAAGACCCGCTGTTCTACCTGGATGCCCGGAAGGGCCGCTACGTCCCGCTGGACCAAGAGGCCTACACCCGCATCCAGGCAGGCGAGGAGAAGCTGTGA